GGAGCTTGAGGAAATGGCCGGCGGCGTGGTCTTCTTTACCACAAGGAGGACCCGACGATGGCACGACGACGAGGGCATACGGAAGAGCAAATTCTGGCCGCCTTGCGCCAGGCCGAGAGTGGCACGACGGTCGCAGAAATCTGTCGTACGGTGGGCATTAGCGAGCAAACATTCTACGTGTG
This is a stretch of genomic DNA from Nitrospira sp.. It encodes these proteins:
- a CDS encoding transposase, whose amino-acid sequence is MARRRGHTEEQILAALRQAESGTTVAEICRTVGISEQTFYV